A region from the Nostoc sp. HK-01 genome encodes:
- a CDS encoding ABC transporter-related protein — MVKELAIRTCGLTKQFERYIAVNDVDLEIQAGEVYGLIGPNGAGKTTLIRMLATAEEPTTGEIYINGDRMVRDKSNPTIKRRLGYLPDDYPLYEDLTVWDYLDYFARLYRLREPRRTQRLHEVLELIQLGNKRNSLISTLSRGMKQRLSLARTIIHEPILLLLDEPVSGLDPIARMQFREIIKALQEAGMTILISSHVLSDLAELCTSVGIMELGFLVESSSLKQLYQRLSRQQIMLSTLGKIDAVISELKNHPLVEEWEILPGNHNIRVNFSGDQTACAELLRSLIQAGIPITDFHCTQEDLETIFLKLGHKQAS; from the coding sequence ATGGTAAAAGAATTAGCAATTCGCACCTGTGGACTCACTAAGCAATTTGAACGGTATATAGCCGTCAATGATGTTGATTTAGAAATCCAAGCGGGTGAAGTATACGGACTGATAGGGCCGAATGGCGCGGGTAAAACAACTCTCATCCGGATGTTAGCAACGGCTGAAGAGCCAACAACGGGTGAGATTTATATTAATGGCGATCGCATGGTACGGGATAAGAGTAACCCCACTATCAAGCGTCGTCTTGGCTACTTACCCGATGACTATCCGCTGTATGAAGATTTAACAGTCTGGGATTACCTCGATTACTTTGCGCGGTTGTATCGTTTACGCGAACCACGGCGCACTCAACGTCTCCATGAAGTTTTAGAACTTATCCAATTAGGTAATAAACGCAACAGTTTAATTTCTACACTGTCGCGGGGAATGAAGCAGCGGCTAAGTTTAGCACGCACTATCATTCATGAACCAATTTTATTACTCCTAGATGAACCTGTATCTGGACTTGACCCCATCGCCAGGATGCAGTTCCGCGAAATTATCAAAGCCTTGCAAGAAGCAGGGATGACAATATTAATTTCTTCCCACGTTCTCAGCGACTTAGCGGAACTGTGTACTTCGGTAGGAATTATGGAACTAGGTTTTTTAGTAGAAAGCTCTTCACTCAAACAACTTTATCAGCGCCTTTCACGCCAACAGATTATGTTATCAACATTGGGAAAAATAGACGCTGTAATTAGTGAATTGAAAAATCATCCTTTGGTAGAAGAGTGGGAGATCTTACCGGGAAATCACAACATTAGAGTAAATTTTTCTGGTGATCAAACAGCTTGTGCAGAATTACTGCGATCGCTGATTCAAGCTGGTATTCCCATTACTGATTTTCATTGCACTCAAGAAGACTTAGAAACCATTTTTCTCAAGCTTGGTCATAAACAAGCATCCTGA
- a CDS encoding 3-isopropylmalate dehydrogenase has protein sequence MTQNYRITLLPGDGIGPEIMAVAVDVLKVVGTKFDIEFAFQEALIGGAAIDATGEPLPTATLDTCRNSDAVLLAAIGGYKWDNLPSHQRPEAGLLGLRAGLGLFANLRPAQILPQLIDASTLKREVVEGVDIMVVRELTGGIYFGKPKGIFETETGEKRGVNTMVYSESEIERIGRVAFETARKRSGKLCSVDKANVLEVSQLWRDRITKLAAEYPDVELSHLYVDNAAMQLVRAPKQFDTIVTGNLFGDILSDAAAMLTGSIGMLPSASLGASGPGVYEPVHGSAPDIAGQDKANPLAQVLSAAMMLRYGLNQPQAADSIEKAVLQVLEQGDRTGDIMSPGMNLLGCQAMGKSLIQALEK, from the coding sequence ATGACTCAAAACTACCGCATTACCTTACTTCCCGGCGATGGCATTGGCCCTGAAATTATGGCAGTGGCGGTAGATGTGCTGAAAGTCGTAGGGACAAAATTTGATATTGAGTTTGCCTTTCAAGAAGCTTTGATTGGTGGTGCAGCCATTGACGCAACGGGCGAACCTTTGCCCACGGCAACCTTAGATACTTGCCGTAACAGTGATGCTGTTTTACTCGCAGCTATTGGTGGTTATAAGTGGGATAATCTACCATCTCACCAACGCCCGGAAGCTGGTTTGTTGGGACTACGCGCGGGTTTGGGATTATTTGCCAATTTACGCCCAGCCCAAATTCTGCCCCAGTTAATAGACGCTTCGACTTTGAAACGGGAAGTTGTCGAAGGCGTAGATATCATGGTGGTGCGGGAACTCACAGGTGGGATTTATTTTGGTAAACCCAAAGGAATTTTTGAAACTGAGACTGGTGAGAAACGCGGTGTAAATACAATGGTTTACAGCGAATCAGAAATTGAACGCATCGGTAGAGTTGCCTTTGAAACTGCCAGAAAAAGAAGCGGTAAACTCTGTTCGGTGGATAAAGCCAACGTATTAGAAGTATCGCAGTTGTGGCGCGATCGCATCACGAAACTTGCCGCCGAATATCCTGATGTGGAACTGTCTCACCTCTACGTCGATAATGCCGCCATGCAATTAGTCCGCGCTCCCAAACAATTCGATACGATTGTCACAGGTAACTTATTTGGCGATATTCTCTCTGATGCTGCGGCGATGTTGACTGGCAGTATTGGGATGTTACCTTCGGCTAGTTTGGGTGCTTCTGGCCCTGGCGTATATGAACCAGTCCACGGTTCTGCGCCTGATATTGCAGGACAAGATAAAGCCAATCCTCTAGCACAGGTTTTGAGTGCGGCGATGATGTTACGTTACGGGTTAAATCAGCCACAAGCAGCAGATAGCATAGAAAAAGCTGTATTGCAAGTTTTAGAACAAGGCGATCGCACAGGCGATATCATGTCACCAGGAATGAATCTTTTGGGTTGCCAAGCAATGGGTAAGTCGCTCATTCAAGCATTAGAGAAATAA
- a CDS encoding type 4 prepilin peptidase 1: protein MAVPAMIVVFALGASIGSFINVVVYRIPAGLSILWPPSRCPHCLNQLKAYDNVPVLGWLWLRGKCRYCKSKIAVRYPVVEAITGIIFLAIFLVFQVSIATLGYWTFCSWLLALALIDLDTMTLPNALTQSGLVVGLGFQIISGFVPEVSGVGIIRHLMMGIVGAVIGLWLFDGIALGGSIVLGKTAMGAGDAKLAAMMGAWLGWRYLLLASLIACAVGVLIGGLVLVRSPQKTGVKIPFGPFLALGAIITVFTGQAILSAYLQFALPSN, encoded by the coding sequence ATGGCTGTTCCGGCGATGATTGTTGTTTTCGCCTTGGGTGCATCTATAGGTAGCTTTATCAACGTTGTCGTTTATCGAATCCCTGCGGGGTTATCGATTCTTTGGCCACCTTCCCGTTGCCCCCATTGCTTAAACCAGCTAAAAGCTTATGACAATGTACCTGTGCTGGGATGGTTGTGGTTACGCGGAAAATGCCGTTATTGTAAAAGCAAAATTGCTGTTCGTTACCCGGTGGTAGAAGCAATAACGGGTATAATTTTTCTGGCAATTTTTTTAGTATTTCAAGTTTCGATCGCTACATTAGGATATTGGACTTTTTGTAGTTGGTTATTAGCCTTAGCCTTAATTGACTTAGATACCATGACTCTCCCCAACGCCCTTACTCAATCGGGGTTAGTCGTAGGTTTAGGATTTCAAATAATTAGCGGTTTTGTCCCAGAAGTCAGCGGGGTAGGAATAATCAGACACCTGATGATGGGAATAGTCGGTGCAGTTATTGGCTTATGGCTATTTGATGGCATCGCCCTTGGTGGTTCAATTGTGTTAGGTAAAACGGCAATGGGTGCGGGAGATGCCAAATTAGCCGCCATGATGGGCGCTTGGCTAGGTTGGCGGTATTTACTTTTGGCTAGTTTAATTGCCTGTGCCGTGGGAGTATTAATAGGTGGATTAGTACTTGTGCGATCGCCTCAAAAAACCGGAGTAAAAATCCCCTTCGGCCCTTTTTTAGCACTAGGCGCAATCATCACTGTCTTTACTGGACAGGCAATATTATCGGCTTATTTGCAATTTGCCTTGCCGTCCAATTAA
- a CDS encoding acetyl-CoA carboxylase carboxyl transferase subunit beta, producing the protein MANNEESRGLKSLFDWFANRRKSGSTNLERQEREIADGLWHKCSKCGVLTYTKDLRANQMVCVECGHHNRVDSDERIRQLIDNNTWQPIDEHLRPTDPLQFRDRKLYSDRLRETESKIGLIDAVKTGLGQINGMPVALGVMDFRFMGGSMGSVVGEKITRLIEQATGRRYPVVIVCTSGGARMQEGMLSLMQMAKISAALDRHRDARLLYIPVLTNPTTGGVTASFAMLGDIILAEPKSTIGFAGRRVIEQTLREKLPDDFQTAEDLLKHGFVDDIVPRTQLKNTLSQLIALHQPVATAPSMMLWESMTLSSTAVE; encoded by the coding sequence ATGGCAAACAACGAAGAATCACGCGGTTTAAAGTCTCTGTTTGATTGGTTTGCAAATCGAAGAAAATCAGGCTCTACCAACCTGGAACGGCAAGAACGGGAAATTGCTGATGGGTTATGGCACAAGTGTTCTAAGTGTGGTGTTTTAACCTATACAAAAGATTTGAGAGCTAATCAAATGGTCTGCGTTGAATGTGGACATCATAATCGGGTAGACAGTGATGAACGCATCCGCCAATTGATAGATAACAATACTTGGCAACCGATAGATGAGCATTTGCGTCCGACTGATCCCTTACAATTTCGCGATCGCAAACTTTATAGCGATCGCCTCCGGGAAACGGAAAGCAAAATCGGCCTCATAGACGCGGTAAAAACCGGTTTAGGACAAATCAACGGAATGCCCGTAGCCTTGGGCGTGATGGACTTCCGCTTTATGGGTGGTAGTATGGGTTCCGTTGTTGGCGAAAAAATCACCCGCTTAATTGAACAAGCAACTGGGCGACGTTACCCTGTAGTTATTGTCTGCACCTCTGGTGGTGCAAGAATGCAGGAAGGTATGCTTTCCCTGATGCAGATGGCGAAAATCTCCGCAGCTTTAGACCGCCATCGTGATGCCAGATTATTGTATATTCCTGTCTTGACTAACCCCACCACTGGTGGTGTAACTGCGAGTTTTGCCATGTTAGGCGATATCATTTTGGCAGAACCTAAATCAACCATTGGTTTCGCTGGTCGGCGAGTGATTGAGCAAACCCTCCGGGAAAAACTGCCAGATGATTTTCAGACTGCTGAAGATTTACTCAAGCATGGCTTTGTGGACGATATCGTACCCCGGACTCAGTTAAAGAATACTTTGTCCCAGTTAATTGCTTTACACCAACCAGTTGCAACCGCCCCTTCAATGATGTTGTGGGAGTCAATGACATTGAGTTCTACCGCAGTTGAGTAA
- a CDS encoding major facilitator superfamily MFS_1: MDSVQVETAASLTLEISQIVTPTTTLVPSKKPVFRISKDTIRTSLRASTVDAVLATVFGITTGGILLSNFLVELDASPVVFGMLSSIPMLVNLIQPLGAYLSERTTSRFRYALRIYGTARLLWLILAIAIAIFSWGGISSQQLVVMTLLIVLATHLLGGLGCASWMSWLAMIVPRRLRGRYFGIRNSAVSLTNLICLPLTGLVISHWYGGNIQGYGVVLLIGVVFGIVSIGCQYFKVDINPQLQNSLGSTPINNTDELVVAPTISIWKNSNFLIFLIYISLWMFAVHLSAPFFNLYMLDTLGINVSWVTLYGSLQAGANLLMMIWWGKLADRVGNLPILIFVGIMVGLTPIFWLGISASQMDIWLWLPLLHILAGVTWAAIDLCNNNLQLAIAPIKNQSIYFAIAAAVAGGSGALGTTIGSFIAQFAIWDGLLGLFALSGLLRLAALVPLFFVQEPGR, translated from the coding sequence ATGGATTCTGTTCAGGTCGAAACAGCGGCTTCTCTGACTCTGGAAATATCCCAGATTGTTACACCAACAACTACACTTGTTCCTAGCAAAAAACCTGTCTTCCGTATTTCTAAGGATACTATTCGTACTAGTTTACGAGCCTCTACGGTGGATGCTGTTTTAGCAACGGTATTTGGTATCACTACTGGCGGTATTTTACTCAGTAATTTCCTGGTGGAATTAGATGCTAGTCCAGTGGTATTTGGAATGTTATCTTCTATACCCATGCTGGTAAATCTCATTCAGCCTTTGGGTGCTTATTTATCAGAACGCACTACTAGCCGTTTTCGGTATGCGCTGAGAATATATGGAACTGCGCGGTTACTGTGGCTAATTTTAGCGATCGCTATTGCTATCTTTAGTTGGGGTGGTATCAGTTCACAACAGTTAGTTGTGATGACGCTGTTGATTGTTTTAGCCACTCATCTTTTAGGAGGGTTGGGTTGTGCATCGTGGATGAGTTGGTTAGCGATGATCGTTCCCCGACGTTTGCGCGGTAGGTATTTCGGGATTCGCAACAGTGCGGTTAGCTTGACTAATTTAATTTGTCTGCCTTTAACTGGTTTAGTGATATCCCATTGGTATGGGGGAAATATCCAAGGTTATGGGGTTGTGTTGCTAATTGGGGTTGTGTTTGGCATTGTTAGCATCGGCTGTCAATATTTCAAGGTAGATATTAATCCCCAATTGCAAAATTCTCTGGGTTCTACACCTATAAATAATACAGATGAATTAGTTGTTGCACCTACTATTAGTATTTGGAAAAACTCTAACTTTTTAATATTTTTGATTTATATATCTTTATGGATGTTTGCTGTTCACTTGAGCGCACCTTTTTTTAATCTCTATATGCTGGATACTCTGGGTATAAATGTTAGTTGGGTGACGCTTTACGGCAGTTTGCAAGCTGGGGCTAACTTGTTGATGATGATTTGGTGGGGCAAATTAGCAGATAGAGTTGGGAATCTGCCTATTTTAATTTTTGTGGGAATTATGGTAGGACTGACACCAATTTTTTGGTTGGGAATTAGTGCCAGTCAAATGGATATTTGGCTATGGTTGCCACTTTTACATATTTTGGCTGGTGTGACTTGGGCAGCCATTGACTTGTGTAATAACAATTTGCAATTAGCGATCGCACCAATTAAAAATCAGTCAATTTATTTTGCGATCGCGGCGGCTGTGGCTGGTGGTAGTGGCGCTTTAGGCACCACCATCGGCAGTTTCATCGCCCAATTTGCTATTTGGGATGGCTTACTCGGCTTATTCGCCCTCTCTGGCTTGTTGCGCCTAGCTGCACTTGTACCACTGTTTTTTGTGCAAGAACCAGGAAGATAA
- a CDS encoding sugar transport system, sugar-binding protein, with product MGVVIAIAIAIIGCHSLQQPTANAVTVKLSGWAGSQVEQKLLRQVLQDFEAQRPNIKVKYEVISDQYMDVIKTRLVGDAAPDVFYLDALEAPFLMSQNVLEPLDNYIQPEFEIEDFEVTLLDSFKYQNHIYGLPKDYSTLALFYNTKSFATAGLNTPPSNWSELRSYSQKLTSKLNKYGFGELPELARQVYKIKAFDGQIIDENGYATFASKTSLQGLQLVIDQYQQDKSSAQKSDVGTNSGSEMFGQGKVAMVIEGNWAIPYLQETFPQLEFATAELPTINHQKGTMVFTVAYVMNKQSQHKAAAWELISYLTGKAGMQKWTATGFALPTRKSVAQQLGYDKDPLRKPLVAGVNYATPWQVGQYPAAIMNNFDNQFVSALLGQQTLQQAMLRAQNAANQQIKLMD from the coding sequence TTGGGTGTAGTCATAGCGATCGCGATCGCTATTATTGGCTGTCACAGCCTACAACAACCAACAGCCAACGCCGTCACTGTCAAACTTAGTGGCTGGGCTGGTTCCCAGGTTGAGCAAAAGCTATTAAGACAAGTTCTGCAAGACTTTGAAGCCCAGCGTCCCAACATCAAAGTTAAATACGAAGTTATTTCCGACCAATATATGGACGTAATTAAAACTCGTTTGGTGGGAGATGCGGCTCCTGATGTATTCTATCTTGATGCGTTGGAAGCGCCTTTTTTGATGAGTCAAAATGTTTTGGAACCCTTAGATAATTACATTCAGCCAGAATTTGAGATAGAAGACTTTGAAGTTACCCTTTTAGATAGTTTTAAATACCAAAACCATATTTATGGGCTACCGAAAGACTATTCTACATTAGCTCTGTTTTATAACACAAAATCTTTTGCTACGGCAGGCTTAAATACTCCGCCAAGTAATTGGTCAGAACTACGTTCTTATTCCCAAAAATTAACAAGCAAGCTCAACAAATATGGTTTTGGTGAATTGCCTGAATTAGCACGTCAGGTATATAAAATTAAAGCATTCGACGGACAAATTATCGATGAGAACGGTTATGCTACCTTTGCTAGTAAAACTAGTTTACAAGGATTGCAATTAGTTATCGACCAGTATCAACAAGATAAATCCTCTGCTCAAAAATCTGATGTCGGTACAAACTCAGGTAGCGAAATGTTTGGACAGGGTAAAGTAGCGATGGTGATTGAAGGAAACTGGGCAATTCCTTACCTACAAGAAACCTTTCCTCAACTCGAATTTGCTACCGCAGAATTACCCACAATTAATCATCAAAAAGGCACAATGGTGTTTACTGTCGCCTATGTAATGAATAAGCAATCTCAGCATAAAGCCGCCGCTTGGGAGTTGATTTCTTACCTGACTGGTAAAGCGGGAATGCAAAAATGGACAGCCACAGGATTTGCACTACCAACCAGAAAATCTGTAGCACAGCAATTAGGCTATGACAAAGATCCTCTCAGAAAACCATTGGTTGCAGGTGTGAATTATGCAACACCGTGGCAAGTTGGTCAATATCCCGCAGCAATTATGAATAATTTTGATAATCAGTTTGTCAGTGCTTTATTAGGACAACAAACATTACAGCAAGCAATGTTACGGGCGCAAAATGCAGCGAATCAGCAAATTAAACTGATGGATTAA
- a CDS encoding putative ATPase, whose amino-acid sequence MSYTAYLSSIKNELQRTGKAKKSLRVKTIMEQFSYQRRSQAFIDDFNTILDNLGLCANPAFDLYVPLDTKIAISLKGVEISEEFLSSEVISQKLKETIQVKHDFFYYLFDFGSDQEYERFQSCLDSNQPMGIFLIPQDVDFFSDIVVKIFNYELIRKFQYQGLTEVASSSVRQFATNIIDSDDDCENDKESSIKGANIFHFYRSTMTSVILGGTGLELLDSEKFDEQFEHISLSLNKYNSTQSFLLFHCPSLLEIQAQQKEDSLGHLVDTVASKIPFTFTLRCKYSQEATIEQKEEILAHFRLLLELPYYQTDEDDVSLLNYFLELQKAQIQAESQLLLKIKPEHLYHLKWQQESTEYIYLKYFAIKTLESLGYELSHIGCEVELTSQEDDNTDEDEYEEYQTEKVEVYVKNKIVVEIETLKYQEFADNNLFFDMIKRILRKSQVWPNNLESVWLVVPGFEIARNYYQLKKTKEILEYKLAEYYGANFKIIVMTPDYEKHQLVPVSFEKIEYPTFEYRVKRNVTRHLTPVVKQVKLDFSQVKGLNEEKEKLNKLLKLQSKGHKGAISGILFYGLPGCGKTLLANAFANESGRYFFKFSPADIISVWIGQSQKNIRDIFVQAKKKAPSVLFIDELDSIGFNRNDENSHTDQRATINQLLIELNNIKNSDVIVIAATNYLSGIDSALKRSGRLDWKVPIFPPNQAERVDIFKHYLSQLNVEKSVNFEMLAEKSSRFTSSDIELVCREVNNAILLEEINSYLTTSDVITYIHNLQDGGLSLTQEQVKEFLEECKQLSVKNPKLETLKLEWELD is encoded by the coding sequence ATGTCATATACAGCCTACTTAAGCTCTATCAAAAATGAACTGCAAAGAACAGGTAAAGCCAAAAAAAGCTTGCGAGTTAAAACCATCATGGAACAGTTTAGTTATCAACGCAGAAGCCAAGCATTCATAGATGATTTTAATACCATTCTTGATAACTTAGGGCTATGTGCTAATCCAGCTTTTGATTTATATGTTCCCTTAGACACCAAAATAGCTATTTCTCTCAAAGGTGTAGAAATTTCTGAAGAATTTTTATCATCTGAAGTAATTTCTCAAAAGCTTAAAGAAACAATTCAAGTCAAACATGATTTCTTTTACTATTTATTTGACTTTGGTTCTGATCAAGAATACGAACGCTTCCAATCTTGTTTAGATTCAAATCAACCTATGGGGATTTTTCTCATTCCCCAAGATGTAGATTTCTTTTCAGATATTGTCGTCAAAATCTTTAATTACGAGTTGATTAGGAAATTTCAATATCAAGGGTTAACTGAAGTGGCAAGTTCTTCTGTCCGCCAATTCGCCACTAATATCATTGACTCTGATGATGATTGCGAAAATGATAAGGAAAGTTCTATTAAAGGCGCTAATATATTTCATTTCTATCGTTCAACCATGACAAGTGTCATACTTGGAGGTACAGGCTTAGAATTACTAGATTCAGAAAAATTTGATGAGCAATTTGAACATATATCTTTGTCTTTAAACAAATATAACTCTACACAATCTTTCCTTTTGTTTCATTGTCCATCATTATTAGAAATTCAAGCCCAACAAAAAGAAGATAGTTTAGGACATTTAGTCGATACAGTTGCCAGTAAAATCCCTTTTACTTTTACACTGAGATGTAAATATTCTCAGGAAGCTACTATTGAACAAAAAGAAGAAATCTTAGCTCACTTCCGGCTATTATTAGAACTTCCTTATTACCAAACAGATGAAGATGATGTCTCTCTACTCAATTATTTTTTAGAACTTCAAAAAGCTCAAATTCAAGCTGAATCACAACTACTACTGAAAATCAAACCCGAACATCTATATCATCTGAAGTGGCAGCAAGAAAGCACTGAATACATATATCTGAAATATTTTGCCATCAAAACTTTAGAAAGTTTAGGATATGAATTATCTCATATCGGTTGTGAGGTAGAGTTAACTTCTCAAGAAGATGATAATACAGATGAAGATGAATATGAAGAATATCAAACTGAAAAAGTAGAAGTATATGTCAAAAATAAAATTGTTGTGGAAATAGAAACTCTCAAATATCAAGAGTTTGCTGATAACAATCTGTTTTTTGATATGATTAAGAGAATTTTACGAAAATCTCAGGTATGGCCAAATAATTTAGAAAGTGTCTGGTTAGTAGTACCGGGATTTGAAATTGCTCGCAACTACTATCAACTGAAAAAAACTAAAGAAATTTTAGAATATAAACTAGCAGAATATTATGGTGCTAACTTTAAAATTATAGTTATGACACCAGATTATGAGAAACATCAACTAGTACCTGTGTCATTTGAAAAAATTGAATATCCGACTTTTGAATATAGGGTTAAAAGAAATGTCACCAGACACCTCACACCAGTTGTCAAACAAGTAAAGCTGGACTTTAGCCAAGTCAAAGGATTAAATGAGGAAAAAGAAAAATTAAATAAACTGCTCAAATTACAATCTAAAGGACATAAAGGTGCAATTAGTGGCATTCTGTTTTATGGATTACCTGGATGTGGTAAAACATTACTAGCTAATGCTTTTGCCAATGAATCAGGGCGATATTTCTTTAAGTTTTCTCCGGCTGATATTATCAGTGTATGGATAGGTCAAAGCCAAAAAAATATTCGAGATATTTTTGTCCAAGCTAAGAAAAAAGCCCCTTCTGTATTATTTATCGATGAGTTGGATAGCATTGGGTTTAACCGTAATGATGAAAACTCTCATACTGACCAAAGAGCCACAATTAATCAATTATTGATTGAACTGAATAATATCAAAAATAGTGATGTAATAGTTATTGCTGCTACTAATTATTTAAGTGGTATTGATAGTGCCTTAAAACGTTCTGGCAGATTAGATTGGAAAGTTCCTATTTTTCCGCCAAACCAAGCAGAAAGAGTCGATATATTTAAGCATTATTTATCACAATTGAATGTAGAAAAATCAGTTAATTTTGAGATGTTAGCAGAGAAAAGTAGTAGATTTACTTCATCTGATATTGAGTTAGTGTGTCGAGAAGTCAACAATGCTATTTTGCTGGAAGAAATAAATTCATATCTCACAACTTCAGATGTAATTACTTATATTCATAATCTCCAAGATGGCGGCTTAAGTTTGACCCAAGAACAGGTGAAAGAATTTTTGGAAGAATGTAAGCAACTGAGTGTCAAAAATCCTAAGTTGGAGACATTAAAATTAGAGTGGGAACTTGATTAG
- a CDS encoding binding-protein-dependent transport systems inner membrane component has translation MFQISRRQNLTENLAGYLFLAPTILILGTFVVLPILYAVFLSLHKVQLLGGIKYEFIGFRNFSRLVEDERVWIALKNTAEYVAIVVPCQTILALVLAVTLNSGIRGKNWWRILYFLPTVTSSAVLTLIFMWIYNTDGLLNDGLAFVGLPTYNWLGDPSVALKGIMIMNIWSTAPFYMVIYLAALQDIPQKLYEAAELDGANTWQQLIYVTIPLLKPVTFFVVAIGIIGTFQLFDQSYIFSGGTGGPNNATLTLVLLIYQAVFRNLQMGYAAAIAFLLAVVIITMTLIQRRLFGGEKM, from the coding sequence ATGTTCCAAATTAGCAGGCGGCAAAATCTGACAGAAAATTTGGCTGGATATCTGTTTCTCGCACCCACTATTCTGATTTTGGGAACTTTTGTTGTATTACCTATTCTCTACGCCGTTTTTCTGTCGTTACACAAAGTACAGCTTCTCGGCGGAATTAAGTATGAGTTTATCGGCTTTCGCAATTTCAGCCGCTTAGTTGAAGATGAACGCGTTTGGATTGCTTTGAAAAATACGGCGGAATACGTCGCCATTGTCGTACCTTGCCAAACTATTTTGGCTTTAGTTTTGGCGGTAACGCTCAATTCGGGGATTCGCGGGAAAAATTGGTGGCGCATCCTTTATTTTTTGCCCACAGTCACTTCTTCCGCCGTCCTGACGCTGATTTTTATGTGGATATACAACACAGATGGGCTACTGAACGATGGTTTAGCTTTTGTGGGTTTACCTACTTATAACTGGTTGGGTGATCCATCTGTGGCACTCAAAGGCATCATGATCATGAATATTTGGTCAACTGCGCCGTTTTATATGGTGATTTATCTAGCGGCGTTGCAAGATATCCCCCAAAAATTGTACGAGGCGGCGGAACTGGATGGGGCAAATACTTGGCAGCAGTTGATTTACGTGACGATTCCTTTACTCAAGCCTGTCACTTTTTTTGTTGTCGCTATCGGAATTATCGGGACTTTTCAATTATTTGACCAATCTTATATTTTTTCTGGTGGAACTGGCGGGCCGAATAATGCGACGCTGACTTTGGTGTTGCTGATTTACCAAGCGGTATTTCGCAATTTACAGATGGGTTATGCAGCGGCGATCGCATTTTTATTAGCCGTAGTCATCATTACGATGACTTTAATTCAGCGGCGGTTATTTGGAGGTGAAAAAATGTGA
- a CDS encoding sugar transport system permease protein, giving the protein MTTISRIPWLKVLLYLVLTLYAVITLIPFLWALSASFKPLSEIVNSGSNFIPQNFTLDNYKQIFLQEPLFWRWLFNSVAIALSVTLLNLIFNSMAGYALARLRFVGKSFWFFLILAILAVPAQITLIPTFLILKAIGWLNSYQGMIVPGMVNATFIFMMRQFFINFPRELEEAGQLDGLTTFGIFRYIVLPLAKPALAAQAVFVFMGSWNNFLLPVVILFDPEMFTLPLGLNTFKGVYISYWNYIMAASMVFTLPALGIYAFFNRYFIQSATFTGGKG; this is encoded by the coding sequence GTGACTACAATTTCTCGCATTCCTTGGCTCAAAGTATTGTTATATCTGGTGCTGACGCTTTATGCCGTGATTACCTTAATACCATTTCTCTGGGCATTGTCGGCATCATTTAAACCATTGTCAGAGATTGTCAACAGCGGCAGTAATTTCATCCCGCAAAATTTTACCCTAGATAATTACAAACAAATCTTTTTACAAGAACCACTATTTTGGCGCTGGTTATTTAACAGTGTAGCGATCGCCCTCAGTGTGACACTATTAAACTTAATATTTAACTCAATGGCGGGTTATGCCTTAGCTAGACTGCGCTTTGTTGGTAAAAGCTTCTGGTTTTTCCTAATTTTGGCAATCTTGGCAGTCCCAGCGCAAATTACTTTGATTCCCACCTTTTTGATTTTAAAGGCGATCGGTTGGCTAAATTCTTATCAAGGCATGATTGTGCCGGGGATGGTTAACGCTACATTTATCTTTATGATGCGGCAGTTTTTCATCAACTTCCCCAGAGAACTAGAAGAAGCAGGACAACTAGATGGCTTAACTACCTTTGGGATTTTTAGATATATTGTCTTACCTTTAGCAAAACCAGCCCTAGCAGCCCAAGCCGTTTTCGTCTTTATGGGTAGTTGGAATAATTTTTTGCTACCTGTTGTCATCTTATTTGACCCCGAAATGTTCACCTTACCCTTGGGCTTGAACACCTTCAAAGGTGTGTACATTAGCTATTGGAACTACATCATGGCGGCTTCTATGGTTTTTACTCTGCCTGCTTTAGGTATATATGCTTTCTTCAACCGCTATTTTATCCAAAGCGCCACCTTTACAGGCGGGAAAGGGTAG